The following proteins come from a genomic window of Amaranthus tricolor cultivar Red isolate AtriRed21 chromosome 14, ASM2621246v1, whole genome shotgun sequence:
- the LOC130799354 gene encoding protein FAR-RED ELONGATED HYPOCOTYL 3-like, with product MLIENFIRKRDIYTGFYFDYALDEEDHISRLFWADAISRKNYCLFGEMVTFDCTYNTNKYSMVLAPFIGVDHHKCCITFGIGLLAKEDSESFEWLFMTFLHCMGECMPTYLITDQDLAMKIAIKNRYKQDKLNAESLHTNPQYKTPLSIEKHAGEVYTRKFFFLFQYEVYKSCFKTYIQNIEKIESVESITVLDSTVSKMYKVKFILGSSIDELKVDYRWTKLALKKPIFDLHGNLIEESKKYGNVGKLLGEVWCEILNCVGLAQRGESDLQSLLQNLKDISRKLEESDDVRVDITKEQQIELLVGTSSSSTMEI from the exons ATGTTGATCGAGAATTTTATCAGAAAAAGAGATATTTACACggggttttattttgattatgctttagATGAGGAGGACCACATTTCACGTTTattttgggccgatgcgataagtAGAAAGAATTATTGCTTATTTGGAGAAATGGTTACTTTTGATTGTACTTATAACACCAATAAGTATAGCATGGTTTTAGCCCCATTTATTGGTGTAGATCATCATAAGTGTTGTATTACATTTGGTATAGGTTTATTAGCTAAGGAAGATAGTGAATCTTTTGAGTGGTTATTTATGACTTTTTTACATTGTATGGGGGAGTGTATGCCAACATATTTGATAACTGATCAAGACCTTGCAATGAAAATTgcgattaaaaat AGGTACAAACAAGATAAGCTCAATGCTGAATCACTTCACACAAACCCACAATATAAAACACCATTGTCGATTGAAAAACATGCCGGTGAAGTCTATactagaaaatttttttttctttttcaatatgaAGTTTATAAGTCTTGTTTCAAAACTTATATTCAAAATATTGAAAAGATTGAAAGTGTGGAAAGTATAACTGTTTTGGACTCAACGGTAAGTAAGATGTACAAGGTGAAATTTATTCTGGGAAGTTCAATTGACGAGTTGAAGGTAGATT ATCGTTGGACGAAGCTAGCATTAAAGAAGCCTATTTTTGATTTGCATGGGAATCTGATTGAAGAGAGCAAAAAGTATGGCAACGTGGGGAAGTTGTTGGGGGAAGTTTGGTGTGAAATTTTAAATTGTGTAGGTTTAGCTCAAAGGGGTGAGAGTGATTTACAATCACTTTTACAAAACCTAAAAGATATTAGTAGAAAATTGGAGGAAAGTGATGATGTGAGGGTGGACATTACTAAAGAGCAACAAATCGAATTATTAGTAGGCACAAGTTCATCTTCGACAATGGAAATATAA
- the LOC130799443 gene encoding bidirectional sugar transporter SWEET6b-like, translated as MVSPAVARFVVGILGNIISFSLYLSPMPTFLGICKKKSVEKYSATPYLLTFLNCMLWTIYGLPFIQPNNILVSTISASGCIIEFIYLMLFIVHSDGKKRKMTLILLVVAEIAAVSLALGLVLLFTRTTKLRGLVFGLLGDISGVLMYAAPLSIMKQVIKTKSVEFMPLAVSVACFASGVIWTLYAIRPFDLYVVAPNGIGCFLGLAQLILYAAYYKSTKQQIEARRNAEVQKVELGLKEVIVVTREPNKVNSIPQNDYITPKTNEQ; from the exons ATGGTTTCTCCGGCGGTAGCTCGATTCGTGGTTGGCATTTTAG GGAATATCATCTCTTTCTCCCTCTACTTATCTCCTAT GCCAACATTTCTAGGAATTTGCAAGAAAAAATCAGTGGAAAAATACTCTGCAACTCCATACCTACTCACCTTCTTGAACTGCATGTTATGGACCATCTATGGTTTGCCCTTTATCCAACCAAACAACATTTTGGTGTCTACAATTTCAGCCAGTGGTTGTATTATTGAGTTTATATACTTAATGCTCTTCATTGTTCACTCCGATGGCAAGAAAAGAAAGATGACTTTAATCCTTCTTGTCGTCGCCGAGATTGCTGCCGTCAGTCTGGCTTTAGGCTTGGTGCTTCTCTTCACTCGCACCACCAAGCTTAGAGGACTGGTTTTTGGTTTACTTGGTGATATTAGTGGTGTTCTCATGTATGCTGCTCCCTTGTCCATAATG AAGCAAGTGATCAAAACCAAAAGTGTGGAATTTATGCCGTTGGCTGTCTCAGTGGCATGCTTTGCTAGTGGAGTAATATGGACACTCTATGCAATTCGCCCATTTGATCTCTATGTTGTT GCACCAAATGGGATAGGTTGCTTCCTTGGGCTGGCCCAGTTGATTCTGTATGCAGCATATTATAAATCAACTAAGCAACAAATTGAAGCAAGAAGAAATGCAGAGGTTCAAAAGGTTGAATTGGGCCTTAAAGAAGTTATTGTGGTCACTAGAGAGCCCAACAAGGTCAACAGCATTCCTCAAAATGACTATATTACCCCTAAGACTAATGAacaataa